Below is a window of Candidatus Eisenbacteria bacterium DNA.
AGCGGACGTGCCTGAAAATGCGGAACCCCCGGTCCCATGGGCCGGGGGTTCCCTCGCGTTTGGCCCTAACTAGATAGAAGCTTGGTCCGGAGAGGATTTCCGTTGACGCTGGTTGGGTTTTGGTGTCTAGTGATATCACTAGTCTACCAAGGAGGATCCCATGGGCTACCCAACCAAAGTCCAGCTCATCAAGCGCAAGGAGAGCGAGCAGTGGTACGTCAACTTTCCCTCCGCCGTGGCTCAGGCCATGGAGTTCGAGCGGGGTGAAGTTGTCGAGTGGATCATCGAGGACAAGTCGCAACTGGTGGTGCGTCGGCAGAGGGTCCCGCCCTCGGCGCTCAAAAAAAAACCGCGCCGGGCATGATCGAGGCGTTCGACGCTCTCTGGGAGCAGGCCCGACCCGCCTTCCGCCAGGAGCGCACCTGGCAGCGGGCCCGCACACTGGCCCTGAGTGCGCTGGTGGGATTGGGACGCCGCACCATCACCGGACTTCTCACCACCTGCGCACAACAGGGCCGGGACTGGTCGGCAAGCTACCGCCTCTTCGAGCAGGAACGCTTCGATGCCGACGCGCTGTTCACTCCGGCCCGGCGCGCCGTGGGAGCGCGCCTGGCTGAAGGGCTTCCCTTGGTCGTTTCGATGGACGACACCCTGGTGCGCAAACGTGGGCGGCGCGTTCATGGCACAGGCTGGAAGAGGGATCCCCTGGGCCTGGCGTTCCGACCCAACTTCGTCTGGGGGCAACGGTTCCTGCAGATCTCCGCCGCCTTGCCCGAGAGCACGGCGCTGTGTCGGGCCCGGGGAGTGCCGATCGATCTGGTCCACAGCCCCTCGCCGCGCAAGCCCCGCAAGAGATCTTCCGAGTCGGACTGGGACGCGTACCACCAGCTGCAGCAGTCGATGAAGCTGAGCTCGGTCAGCGTGGCCCGCCTGCGCCACCTGCGCGCAGCCATGGACGCTGATCCCGAGCATGCCGGGCGTTCCCTGATCGCGGCCGTGGACGGTTCCTTCACCAACCGCGAGGTCTTCCGGAGCCTGCCCGAGCGGACCACCCTGATCGGACGCATCCGCAAGGATGCCCGGCTGTTCCTTCCCCCATCCCAACCCTGCACGCCTCGTCGCGGCCGCCGCAGCTACTACGGTGCCGCACTGCCCACACCCGAAGAGATCCGCCTGGACGAGAGCACCCAATGGATCCCGGTCCAGGCGTGGGCTGCCGGCCAGCTCCACCTGTTCTCGGTCAAGACCTTGCCTGCTGTGCGGTGGGCGGGCACGGGCGGGAAAGACGCACGTCTGGTCATCATCCGTCCCCTGGCCTACCGGCCACGCAAGGGAGCCCACCTGCTCTACCGTAGTCCCGCCTACCTCCTGTGCACCGACCCGCACCTCTCACTCGAACAGTTGCTGCAAGCCTACCTGTGGCGCTGGGAGATCGAAGTGAACTTCCGGGACGAAAAGACACTCCTGGGAGTGGGGGAAGCGCAGGTCCGCACCAGAGCCTCGGTGGAGAACGTGCCGTCCCTGCTCGTGGCGGCCTACGCCTTCATGCTGCTGGCAGGAACGCGCGAGAAGTCACTCGATCTGCCCACGATCCCCCTGCCCAAATGGCGCAGAGTCATGCCCGGGGACCGCACCACCACCAACCGCCTCATCGGCTACCTGAGGGCCCAACTCTGGGGAAAGGGCATGGGAGCGAATATGAGCCACTTCGTGAACACGCACCAGGCAGACACGAAGCCCACCTTATTCGCCGACTCCCTGCCACAGGCAGTCTGCTACGCCTTCAGATAGCCAAACGCGAGGGAACCCCCGGTCCCATGGGCCGGGGGTTCCGCGTTTCAGGGGCTCGGCGGGGGAGCGCCGGGCCGGATCAGCCACTTCGCAGCTTGAGCACCAGCAGCGTGAGGCTGAACAGAAACGTAACGGTGTTCGCCGCGATCAGGGGGAGGTCCCGGATCAGCACCCCGTAGACGAGCCACAGGAACACGCCGGTGGTCATCACCACGAACATGCCCAGCGAGATGTCGCCGGTGGAGCGGGTGCGCAGCGTGCGCACGACCTGGGGAACATAGGCCAGGGTGGTGCACGCGGCGGCCACCAGGCCGAGCAGGGATACGAGCTTCATGCGGTGATGTGCCGGGGCGCGGCCCCGTCCTCCTTGCCCGGCAGGGTAACACAGCGTGCGGCAGGCGGCGCGCGGGGATTCGGGGCGGGGATTCGAGGCGGGTTCGCGGAATCCGAGACGAAGT
It encodes the following:
- a CDS encoding transposase, translating into MIEAFDALWEQARPAFRQERTWQRARTLALSALVGLGRRTITGLLTTCAQQGRDWSASYRLFEQERFDADALFTPARRAVGARLAEGLPLVVSMDDTLVRKRGRRVHGTGWKRDPLGLAFRPNFVWGQRFLQISAALPESTALCRARGVPIDLVHSPSPRKPRKRSSESDWDAYHQLQQSMKLSSVSVARLRHLRAAMDADPEHAGRSLIAAVDGSFTNREVFRSLPERTTLIGRIRKDARLFLPPSQPCTPRRGRRSYYGAALPTPEEIRLDESTQWIPVQAWAAGQLHLFSVKTLPAVRWAGTGGKDARLVIIRPLAYRPRKGAHLLYRSPAYLLCTDPHLSLEQLLQAYLWRWEIEVNFRDEKTLLGVGEAQVRTRASVENVPSLLVAAYAFMLLAGTREKSLDLPTIPLPKWRRVMPGDRTTTNRLIGYLRAQLWGKGMGANMSHFVNTHQADTKPTLFADSLPQAVCYAFR
- a CDS encoding SemiSWEET transporter is translated as MKLVSLLGLVAAACTTLAYVPQVVRTLRTRSTGDISLGMFVVMTTGVFLWLVYGVLIRDLPLIAANTVTFLFSLTLLVLKLRSG